The following coding sequences are from one Strigops habroptila isolate Jane chromosome 18, bStrHab1.2.pri, whole genome shotgun sequence window:
- the LOC115602244 gene encoding uncharacterized protein LOC115602244 codes for MELRALLLLLLCFPGLQAQIHGTEETRSEGSSLYIQCPYAALTTHQQQKAWCRLRNAQCEPLVETKEYPHTNWATKGRVALKDNPTERTVSVTMTNLQAEDSGTYFCAYYHYRYRSLRTISLIVFKELHKWELDSVSVQCLPSTLGYSVGTKVWCRREDVTLCRFVARTDYPSTQLNGQALEDRTWIQDDTQKRTVTITMQKLQAEDSGMYWCALYRRSHPTWLMEVRLSVSKRTKQYRAKESGDVSVQCPYSAPDYRAVSKAWCKEGAGKACTVLVTTNLEPSEYHSTPQQDRVRIQDDTEQGIVTVTMERLQVEDSGVYWCALYEHAHLFRMLEVTLNVSEVLAEPTLPGTAGTSQATPSGNSPAPSSNVNTFILLAGVLSILFLLALISSVILYVRRCKQLRRTAHSKGKREEEDTYEKPGDTAQPDSYEGLESPRDDSKDLKYVTLNFKPRLSPEDPLYCNVELSEAHRKPKDENVEYAIIAFKQLPTNDKG; via the exons ATGGAGCTGAGagccctcctcctgctgctgctctgcttcccag GTCTTCAGGCCCAAATACATGGCACTGAGGAGACACGCTCAGAAGGCAGCAGTCTGTACATCCAGTGTCCTTACGCAGCCCTGACTacccaccagcagcagaaagcctgGTGCCGTCTGAGAAATGCACAGTGTGAGCCCTTAGTGGAGACAAAAGAATACCCACACACAAACTGGGCCACAAAGGGGAGAGTTGCCTTAAAGGACAACCCCACAGAGAGGACTGTGTCTGTCACCATGACTAACCTCCAGGCAGAGGACTCGGGCACGTACTTCTGTGCTTACTACCACTACAGGTATCGTTCACTAAGGACGATCTCACTGATTGTTTTCAAGG AACTGCACAAGTGGGAGTTGGACAGTGTCTCTGTGCAGTGCCTGCCCAGCACCCTGGGCTACAGCGTGGGGACAAAAGTCTGGTGTCGAAGAGAAGATGTGACTTTGTGTAGATTCGTGGCAAGGACAGATTACCCTTCAACACAGCTTAACGGCCAAGCTCTGGAAGACCGAACATGGATCCAGGATGACACCCAGAAAAGGACTGTCACAATCACCATGCAGAAGCTGCAGGCTGAGGACTCGGGCATGTACTGGTGTGCACTCTACAGAAGGTCTCATCCCACCTGGCTCATGGAGGTCAGGCTCTCCGTGTCCAAGA GGACCAAACAATACAGAGCCAAGGAGTCAGGCGATGTCTCTGTCCAGTGTCCATACAGTGCCCCAGACTACAGGGCTGTGAGCAAAGCCTGGTGCAAAGAGGGAGCAGGGAAAGCATGTACTGTGCTGGTCACCACCAACTTGGAGCCCTCGGAGTACCACAGCACACCTCAGCAAGACAGAGTGAGGATCCAGGATGACACGGAGCAGGGGATTGTCACTGTCACCATGGAGAGGCTGCAGGTGGAGGACTCTGGTGTGTACTGGTGTGCGCTTTATGAACACGCTCATCTCTTCCGAATGCTGGAGGTCACGCTCAATGTTTCTGAGG TGTTGGCTGAACCAACCTTGCCAGGTACTGCAGGCACAAGTCAAGCAACCCCTTCTGGCAACAGCCCAGCCCCGAG CTCAAATGTAAACACCTTCATCCTGCTCGCTGGGGTCCTGAGCATCCTGTTCCTGCTGGCGCTCATCAGCTCGGTGATACTGTACGTCAGGCGCTGCAAGCAGCTGAGGAGAACAG CTCATTccaaagggaagagagaagaagaggaCACCTATGAGAAACCAGGGGACACAGCACAG CCTGACAGCTATGAAGGACTGGAAAGCCCCAGGGATGACAGCAAAGACCTAAAATATGTTACCCTGAACTTTAAACCCCGGCTCAGCCCTGAGGATCCTCTCTACTGTAATGTTGAACTAAGTGAGGCTCACAGGAAGCCCAAGGATGAAAACGTGGAATATGCAATCATTGCATTCAAGCAGTTACCAACGAATGACAAGGGATGA